taaattttaaaatatattgccaTAGAAAATGTTGggaattaaataacaaaaatgaaacccACTGATTGCCACtctatggacaaaaaacactaactctattttcacaaaatatattttttatgttccacgaaagcaaaaaagaaagtcatacaagtttggaatgacatgagagtgaattaatgatgacagaccttttatttaaagaaggtgataaatataatacaataaaagaaGTGAAAAACTCACGTGTCTCCAAAGAAGAAATGGAAGTTCCCAAGTCTGTGGGAGAGCAAGTTCAGGCACTCTTTGGCTTCACTGTAGATCTATAAGAAATTCTATTACTaacaatacaatttttatattcattattatgaGGAATGGCACAACTACAAGAGCACATTTGTTGTGTAGCATATTTCATGATCCTCTGGATTCTACACTCCACCTCAGGCAGATTTGCTCATGAGGACAGACAATTTTCCTGAGATAAACTGTTTTCCATCTCACAATGTAGAACCGCAGACATTTCCATTTCACCAtggcattgaaaaaaaaaaagaattcaaggCAATGCATGACAGTTAATGTCTCTGACGTAATGTTATGATCGTTCATGATTGTGGATCTGTTTTCTCATACCTTTCCCTCTACTTCTGTGATGTTCAGCAATGGCGACTCTGCTTTGGTCAGTAAGATTCGGGACAGAGCCAAGCTGGCCTGTCGACCCGGTACAAAGAAGTTAAGGGGGAACGGGGAATGTGACGTAAACCAGGGTCGGGTCAGGTTAGCATAGTTCTCTGCATCCACCCAGAATGTGTGCATCTACATATTAACAGCACAGATGTACACTTAATCCATATGATGATCATTATGAGGATAAGAAACAGGGTTTCGGTCAGTAAGTGAATTGCAGATGGACCCACCAGTGCTGGCCGCAGCTTTTCCTCCAGGAGGGCGATATAAGCCATCGTATCTGCACCTTGCTTAGCTGTCAGCTCATAGTCGGCATTGAATCTCTGTGTGGATTAAGCAACACAtgtattattgatattttaatatacaatcaAAGGAGCATAATCACTCTTCCTCAAGCACATCATACTTCATTATTGTATGAATTTATTTGGTAAAGTCATGTAATAAGTAGGATAATATATAGTCAGCTGATCAATAAACTCATCAGGATTCTTCTGCTGACAAACACTTtacacaaaaatgagaaaatctgTAAACAAATATGAATTTCTACCTGTTTTCGTAGGAAGTTTAGAATTTGTGTTGGTTCTGTGACTGTGGATCCCTCATAGTGTAGCTGTGGCACAGATGCTGTCAGGGAGAAACATGACAGCTGCAGTTTAACCATGGCTTCAGCAATGTTTGGTATTCACAATGTTACATTTGGAAAATGACATGGATGCTTGTGGCTACATCCCAGACTTTCACTACATTAAACAAGCTCTAACaccaatattattaaaatcagttttttttttctgacctgtGATAGTCCTCCATGTCCAGTCAATAGACTTTACTGCAAGTTTCGCACCTGAAAATTTTACATATGCCTGTAagagaacattaaaaacataagaaGGTGAACAGATGATTGATTAGGGGTTaagtaaatatgaataataatcacTAAAGCGCTATACTGTAACTAGGacttttattgtgcatttttgcTAAAGGTTATCAGAACGTATGCTTTTAGGCagctgcaaaaaagaaaaaacaaatctaCACTCCAGCACAAAACACAAGCACGTGTTTATAATCTATATTCTAGGTGAAAAGCGTTTAAAAGGAGCCCATACCCTTCAGATCCTATCAGCATTTTTCCTCTGACCTTCAAGAAATAAAACCCGGAGTTGTGCGACACATATCAGCTTACTATTATCAACCAGTCAAACCAATGCAATGCAATAGAGTCAAGCTGCTTTTGGCTTGACAGCTACGGTAACAGGAGGCATCAGCCGACAACTGAACTGCCGCATAAATAGTGCACAGagacttttatttatcaaagtgaCTCGGATAACGTCCAGCTATCCGGATCCCAGGACACATCATGTCTCTCCAAAAATGCATCGACGTTCgtgattaaaaattacattgtGAATATAAATACAGCACAAGCGTTAAAATATGCCGTGTTGTTACCAGCACGATGAGAGAGTCTGTGTGCACGGATGGCAGATCCCAGTCGCCTCCCCAGCAGAGCAGCTCCATGGGTTCCGCCATGTTGGTGTgcaccattcacacacacacacacacacacacacacacacacacacacacacacacacacacacacacacacacacacacacacacacacacacacacacacacacacgagtccaGCAGCATCCCGGTGCGCCAGGAGAGAACTTGCACCCagcaaatgtttgttaaaaaacataaatggaaGCAAGACACCGAAACCTTACTTTTTATTGAGAAAAAATGTGTAGTTAAATTacagttatgaaaatgtttacGATTACAATGGGgattacatctgaatattttctcacatacatatttaatagacccccccccccacccaatgcactgactgctctaaaatataagaggagtttaggacacagaataggacacatgcttattcaataAGGTTGAATTTTCCAcgagttgatatgattctttagagtcttaatgaaaaatatgtaatatagttcggttaaaatttctcagtggtaatgtaaaaaacaccttttttaccctgtcaaaaacagctctttccAGACCAAGCCGTTTTGTTGccttttcctttaaatgttaatgagctctgctgaccccgcccctctcttacTAGCAGCTTTCtaagagactgtttactttagccacattcatcaGTAGCCCCtctctgcagaacacaagatccagggggcgtggttggatccacatctagggggtggagattggtaggtttaggggtggagctcTGGAAGATGTGCAGGTTTAGgaatcagggggtggagatgggtagggtGTATGTAAGGTGGGAGAAGTTGGATCTGGATCTTGGGTTCTGCAGTGAGGAACTGTGTTCACATTCATCgtaaaacttgctaattagcacattattaggaaaggcaatttgcaaagattcattaaaaaaaaccttatactcactttttctgtaggtgaagctggaccacGAATGATTCGCACGaagatagacgcatttaggtTGACCAcgggcgcattcccttcagaaacaaatgcaatccagcagctcagatgttgggagttaatgacgactgctatgttcattattacatccaacaacaaaacacctcaatcgcttaggagtcattcttatctgcatctgctccggcggtgaaacaatggtggactgatgacagcttacacagggcgggtctaaggtaagacgccagtccagtctgtgctgaaacactactgtcaacCAAACAATCAtaggaggggcctgtctgtgtgacatcacaaagacaggcatctgagatcggctcgatttgagaaaggggtaaagattttaatagattaaaaaaaaaaaaacactgggtggatttttatcattatagggtggttgtgtacacacactgccaacacacatttcagttcaaactacttgtaaaacatccgatgtcccctttcagattaactgtttttttccaAGCCATTTTTAGATGTCAGTGTTTCCTAGAATAATGTAGTAAATAGTAGTATAGCTATATCTTCTTATggttttaaatctatatttaaactcAGAACGAACTCAAATTAAAAAGAAgcactaaagtctgattttgtggtgcctgtgctttaaaattaaatgattataatcttaattcaagtgaagaaggatttTAAAGGTCTGACAGTATTCAGTGTTGAGCCCTAGTGTAAGGTTAACCCTatctgctttaaatgtttgaaaaatgattaaaagctgaaaacatttattagaaatttagaaatgtaatcaTAAGTAATCAAttgtaattagttacattagactataaagtaattgaaatagttacactattattacattttaaatcttgcAATCTGTAacttattacatttccaaaacaaccttcccaacactgtaaataaataatagaaataaaataaaaatagattatataCAGTAGATGTATATTTAGAATAAGCTAACTAGAGGCAGTGACCTGATGATTTTGGCATCTTAAAACAATTCTGTtaggtttattatttatttatctgttttctttatttgagaATCTGCAGGATACAATACACAGGCAGTTGTAGAGTTAATGTGGTAAACTCATTCATATGAAGCTGAAAGTTTAATTGATTTTCCATAACTCATCTGTCGTAACACTCAAACTGGCAAGACTCAGCAGGGCCATGTCACGCCAGATCATTCCTGTAAatgtgttctttctttctctttcattctttctttctctcttttttggcaGACTGTTTGATTAAATGCAGTCGGATTGTAAAGCCAATATTATTTCTGTGTAAAAATCCACAGTTGCAACTTTTAAGtacaatttaattgaaaatgataaatgtaaaaaaaaataagaacaagaactcttttaattattattattattattattattatattttttatttatttatttatttatttatttgctttcaaACGCATTTGTTTAATTAGATAATTTAAACCAGAATATTCATTGCAACCTTTAACTAGCTGGTACAGGTTCTGACCAAAAACCAAAGCATATCCTCCCATCTTTTATCATCATTAACAAAGAGCTCTTGTAGAAGGTTTTGATCTGACCTGCTCACACCAATATGTGACTGGTAAAAGCACAGACGCATTCTGGAGGAGGTGCTTGGTCACACCTTATATAGAGAGAGACATCTGAAAAGCGTAAATCACTTGAGCACCAGTCTGGTTCTCGTTCATCTGCAGGGCTACAGGGAACAGGGCTACTGATCAAGACTGAATCAGGGGTCAGAGCAGAAACTATTTTTCCAGGAATAAGGGTGGAACAATTTAACTGGATTTgcgacataaaaaaaaaaaatccacaatgtgTACTTGGATAAGAATCTTATTCAGTTTACAGTTAATTTTACAATTCTTTGATACAGTGAAAACACAAGGAATTGGTAAGTCCTTAAACCttataatagttaaatatttaatatttaagaaattaaaatgttttgtcaatgttaatattcttgcatttttttatttgcatatatttacaaAACTGTATATGTGTGAAAGTGTACATGCCTTGATTTTCTActgttaaaatgtgaaataaatgaaactcaactcatttctgattaaatataatatcaatattagCATAAAGGAACTCTTTTTTTCAGTTAGGCAGGTCATTTATCACTACATAAATGCCATAAATTCTCAGGAAATCCCCCAGCATGCAGTGGGATTAACAAATGTGGAACTGTAAAAAATCAAGAGTTGAGAGAACTTaaagtttaaggcaaccagctccaggagatttttgagttttctcaacttgtTTTTGTAGGAGAGTTTTGCGTTTTCTCAATTTTTTGGTGGAAAAACTGAATaaactttagattttttacagtgttctATGAAATGACCATTAGTTGAGGACCAATCTGGCAATGACCTTATTGGTTGCTTTTTATATTGTGTCCTGGACAAAAGAGTAGCTGAATAACATGtattacacaaatgcatcaaaaACCATCAGTATCCAGGGCAAATCTGTtgacaaaaatgctaattttgcaGTTTATGATCTTCTGGTGTCACCGGATTGCTTACCTGACCTTCTGCAAGGAGGAATACAGGCAAAGAACATGGACAACGTTTTTATCCTTGCAAGTCTGCAGCTGCAGAACAAAGCTCCAACTCGGGTCTTCCGCATCTTCAATGCCCTAGACAACACAGATTATTTTGATTTCACCGTTCAGGGGAAATTCAACAAAGGTTTGTGTGATCAGAGCTCACTAATGTGCTTTATGTTCAGTGGCTCAATAGAAACTTGATATGTATACTAAAGACTTTTTCTGTTCACAGTCGTTTTGAAACATCTGAAAAGCAATGGAAAGGTTGGATCAACCATTTTCGGTAAAGTGCCACTGACAGATGGTCAACAACACCATATACTGCTCCACTTCAGCGGGCTGCAGCAGGGCACCCCCACCACAGCCCTTTATGTGGACTGCAGGCTGGTGGAGAGAGTGCAGGACGTGCCACTGGCCTTTAAAACACTGCCGCAGGGCACAAAACGAATCACGCTCAAGACCCTGTCAACATCATCCCAGGTAATCCTAGAAGGTGGAACAAATAATATCATTAGTCTGTTTATCTATGcatacagtaaactgtaaaaaaaataataataataatctacagtaaaaaaaaaaaaaaaactgtcatctCTGGTCATCAgaaaatcattgtaaaaaaatGCTACAGGTTTTGCAGGATACTTGTATATTTTACAGCTTGTAACAGTATATTTCATTcagtgatataatgttaatatgccTACTGAACACTACCAATATCTgcctttttaacttaaaatatactgataatcagacagagatttactttaaatttcaccaagctgattTATTAAGTTTATTGAATCTTATTTTGACGTTACAAAGTGGTTATAGCTTATCTAAGTGTGTGaattgtttacttactttttaaaatgagaCTTCCCATTAGCACCGCTATATTTGTGAATGCggaatgcacacaaacacaagaggcgggattcataaccagtcatatccaatcatatcgTGATAGAGGCATGGCCTTCATTCTCAATTATTCATTCTCAATTATCCCCCACCAAACTTACCGCACACAATCAGGGGTTtgttaaaactcaatgggctcagTGGAGGCGAGACTCCTGCTGTAACTgttagataatgtttttttttttagaaaaacaagtgatttaatgcACTATTTTGTACTATCggcattgttttacttttgtacTACAAATTTCTTTCTCATCCAATATTTTGAGGAGgcactgcctcccttgcctcccCAGAGGAAATGCCTCTGCTGATAACCACCCTAATATACAGGTTTCACAATAAAAAAGCCACATGATGAATCAGAGTTCATTGCAAGTGCATTAAATGTCCATAAATCACAGCCAATACATGTGtgaaacaaaattatttgtacaaaatataatcacatgtGATGAGTTAAAAACCataaatttgacagtattttgctgtaaaattacatgtaatgtggAGTTAAACTATTAACAGTTTTTCACTGTTTAAGGTAACTTAAACTTAATCAATtagtgtgttttactgtaacatttaagtgtttttctgTAAAACTATAACAAAACTTTTGTTACAGTGTGTGAATATGTACCCGTGTTACAGGACAAGTTGATAGACCTCAAACTGGTGCTTGATGAGTCTATTGATAATGTGGTAGAGCTTCAGGACTGCAATGCTCCAGAGCACAGTGACAAGAGCGAAACACTGCAGCCTGTACTAGGTGAGGCTATTGTTTCTCCGTCATCTGTGTCTTATTCAGCTTTAGTTTTGTTAATGATtggttatttgattttttttttttttttttttttttttttttttgaatacagaGAATATCATTATGTTACATTTCTGCAGGAACAACTTCAAAAATGGAAGCTGGCCCAATGTTTGAGCTCATGCGAATGATCCAAGAGTTGAAACAGAAGGTCGATCAGCAGGTAACTTGAAATTGAGTGGGGAAACagttccttaaagggatagttcacacaaaaagtaCAGTTCTTTTGAGTTCTTTTTAGGAACAGATCATTATTTTCACTAAATCAGTTGACAGAACCAGTCTGAATGATTCCTGCATCAATCAGGTTTCATCTCACTGGTTCAATAATGGCGGGGAGATTATTAATGTTTATCAATCTGGTGCTCACACAAAGCTAACGAAGCCTGTGGACtatatttatgataaaaatgttgttttggttaTTTGAAGCTTGAAAATCCCCTATTCATTGTAGAATTAGTGACCAGATAATTTCttacaaatatttgaagtttccatttttgggtgaactatccctataataATAACAGCATAATAACAATCTGTTTTCCTAACAGATCAAAGAGACCGCTGACTTGAGAAAGACTATCATGGAGTGTGTTCAATGCAATGGTAAGACTTTagttaaaaagttacaaaacagCTATAATGAGAAAACATTTACAAGTTTTCCGTGTCTGTGCTCAGAATGAGAGCACAGAATTAACTTAGAATGAGGAGGTTGAAGGTGAACTCAAGTGTTCTGTTACCATTTAGATGGGTCTGGACGGGACAAAGCAGGACTACAGGATAAAAATCCGTCCAAGTGCGGGCCAGGGGTCTGTTTTAAGCTGGACATGTGTATTAAAACAGCTGAAGGTGTGGAATGTGCACCCTGTCCTGAGGGCTACACTGGAGATGGTGTCCAATGTGATGATGTAGATGAGGTTAGACTTAAGATGCTGAGTTTTTGTTCAACATAATACTGTACTATTATTTATGTCTTTCTGTGATTTGAATCAAGTTTGGCTGTTTATGATGTTCATCTAGCCACTTATTTCCTGTTTACTTCTCATATAGTTACATACTTAGGAAAGAACAAGAACACTCATGAagacttgttttatttaattgtatttatttccatTACTCACTGCAGTATCTCAATAGCTCAGACTGTTCAACACATCTGACATTGTGTTCTACCTAAATGCTGAACAATAAAACTCAGTTAGCAACacataatgatttattaacatataATTATGTTTCAGTAAGGGTTGTAGACTAATAATTGTTTAAACTGTTACGTAGGCTCTAAGGTCATTTTCCAATGGTTTTTATAGAACTTTTCACAGATCGCAGTGCAATCGTGTTACTTAATCATCCATATACTACAGGGCATTGTTTGTTGAACATCATAAATCCAGCTAACCttataaactgtttaattttaGTGCCAGTTCAACCCATGTTTCCCTGGTGTTCGGTGTATTAACACTGCACCAGGGTTCAGATGTGAGAAGTGTCCACGAGGCTTCATTGGTCCAGAAATCCAGGGTGTGGGCGTTCACTATgctcagacaaacaaacaagtatGTATTTAGAacagttcattaaaataattaaattaaccagtgtgtatgtatatatatatataatctatatatatatatatatatatatatatatatatatatatatatatatatgtgtgtgtgtgtgtgtgtgtgtgtgtgtgtgtgtgtgttgcgcgCTACCATTCAAATGCTTGGGGTAGGtaagatttctttttaataaactttatacttttattcaacaaggatgcattaaattgatcaaaaatgtcatgcattaaattgatcaaaaattgataatgttaaaaaagatttctgatAAAAGCagataaacgctgttcttttgaactttatattcatcaaagaatcctgaaaatcacAATTTACATGAAactgttaagcagcacaactattttctacatgatattaataagaaatgtttcttgaaatcagcatattagaatgatttctgaaggatcatgtgacactgaaaactagaatAATGACTGGTAAAAATTcagatcaaattaatgcagcattggtgagcataagagacttataaGAGAATCTTACCGACCCCTAACATTCAAACATATTATGTAATAAGACTTTTTGAAGCACTGTCTAATGTATGCGAATGATACAGAATGATTACCgtattatataaaatgatatttacacGGTACTCCAATTACAACTACAAGTTCAAAAATAGTATTACCATGATACAATTAGTAAAAATGGTATTGTTTGTGATTTTAGTACCATACTGTGATTAACaccatatttatcatttttatcagaTATGTAATGATATTGATGAGTGCCAGGTAGATAACGGTGGCTGCACACCCAATTCATACTGCCATAACACAGTGGTAAGACTACAACTATCCTAGATTACCCATTGTACTAATGTGGCCAGTGGCAGGTACAGTAAATATAGTTTATATGTGAAACTTGCTTTTTTGTAGGGTGCGTTTCACTGTGGGATCTGCAAGACTGGATTCACGGGTGACCAGAATAGAGGCTGCATAAGTATTGGCCTGGACCCTGCTCCTCCAACTGAAAGGCTGTGTGGAAACGGCCAGCCAAATCCGTGTGACATCAACGCAGAGTGTGTTGTGGAGAGAGATGGGAGCATCAGCTGTGCGGTGAGACGTCAAGCATTCACACAGATGTTTTGTGTACTTGTGCATTTCaagaaaacataaagagatgTTGGTGATTTTCTATGCCATTCTTTTGAGCCAGGACACAACTTTCTCAGCTGACATCTTTGTTGCTTTTAGTGCCAAATTGGCTGGGCAGGAAATGGCTACGTGTGTGGAAAGGACACAGACATTGACGCTTATCCAGATAAGAAACTTCAGTGCAGAGATGGAACCTGCAAGAAGGTGATCTTCACGTGACCTGTTATTTTTGTTAGAAGTTTCGTTCATCAGCAGTAGTTAACACATTAGATATCGCGAACTGAACAATGAACAACATTCTCTTCATTTATCAATCGAGGTCAATTTACAAATATACGTTTCcacaaaagtttgggttcagttaTACAATAAAAACTTTACTATTTTTTACAATTGCATTAcgaatcttactgaacccaaagctttgaatgatagtgtttattttcatgtttattcataaattaataacatttgcACAACTTGAAATTGTTACTATCATTTTACTTACTATGTAAAACTTAACATTCAtcaagattaaagggatagttcacccacaaatgaaaattatgtcattaattactctctgtcattaattatgtcattccaaacccgttaaGACCTTTGTCCATcgtcagaacacaaattaagatatttttgatgaaatccaagagctgtCTGGCCCTCCAAAGAgagcaatgtaactgaaatgttcccagacccagaaacacAGCAAGGACATAGATAAACTAGTCAATActttttatgtgcaaagaaaacaaaaataacaattttattcaacaatttctacTCCTCTAAATGTCCATCTTCTGccagtattctcgtagcttcataaaattacggttgaaccactggaacatttcagttacattgccgtctatggagggtcagaaagctcttggatttcatcaaaaatatcttaatttgtgttctgaagatgatagATGGTGTCacaggtttgggatgacatgatggaattttcatttttgggtgaactaaccctttaagaaataAAGAATAATTGTTATTCGAAGTAATGTTAACAAActgaatcttattgtaaagtgttaccagattattatacttttcattttcagGATAACTGCATTTTTGTTCCAAACTCGGGCCAAGAAGACGCAGACAGAGATGGGAAGGGAGATGCCTGTGATGAGGATGCAGACAGTGATGGCATCTCCAATGACCAGGTACAGATTAATCAATATTAGATCATGATTTGATGAACTGAGAAGCTCCTTTCAATGTCAGTGCTTGCATGACTGTATTTGTACAGGACAACTGCTGGTTGGTTCCTAACATAGACCAGAAGAACAGTGATAAAGATCTCCATGGTGATGCTTGTGATAATTGCGTACACATGGAGAACCCAGACCAGCGGGACACAGACAAAGACGGACTCGGAGATGCCTGTGATGATGACATAGACGGGGATGGTAATTTAATTCAGGgcttattttgtcaaaaaatcaACTTCACaatttttgcacacatttttccAATCTCTGCCAGTATTCCATCTGCTATGCGGCTgctgtgtattttatttagttgcaGAAATGGAGTGTTATGTTTTAAATATCCTTTTCACCCTGTTTTTTTATCAGGATTTTCCTGTGCTTAGGTCATTTTATAAGGAAAAACAGAATCTTCTGTGTTATTAAAGCTCAAATTAGAGTGCTCTTTAGCCTGCACGGGTCATGTAAAACTGAAGTGACCTTTAGGGATATACTAACTGCTTCTACGGCACCACACtgatcattttctttaaaattgtcAATTATTTGTTCCAGTCTGAAATGTGCAAAATAGAGTCCAGGCAGCGCTTGACATTTACGGTCTGTTCATCAAGGCAGAAATCCAGACACTTGACTTGATACTTTAGAGCTTGGTCATGTCTCCTTTGAGTAACCACATTTCCACCAAGAACCTGCGCCAAGAGCTGCTGACGCGTGGAAACTATTCCACAGAAGTCTTTCTGAAACACCGCCACCTTGTGTCATAACCCGACAAACTGCACACAAAGACATCACTGTA
The sequence above is drawn from the Cyprinus carpio isolate SPL01 chromosome B5, ASM1834038v1, whole genome shotgun sequence genome and encodes:
- the mtx3 gene encoding metaxin-3 isoform X1 — translated: MVHTNMAEPMELLCWGGDWDLPSVHTDSLIVLAYVKFSGAKLAVKSIDWTWRTITASVPQLHYEGSTVTEPTQILNFLRKQRFNADYELTAKQGADTMAYIALLEEKLRPALMHTFWVDAENYANLTRPWFTSHSPFPLNFFVPGRQASLALSRILLTKAESPLLNITEVEGKIYSEAKECLNLLSHRLGNFHFFFGDTPTSLDAFVFGHIAPLIKAPLPSGQLQKHLNQLDNLCQFCNTILKNYFTDAPAEKRMDCSPTATHDPVDANLQKLTQLVNKESNLIEKMDDNLRSSPQHRPHRHETKPSALASERISTPP
- the mtx3 gene encoding metaxin-3 isoform X2, whose translation is MVHTNMAEPMELLCWGGDWDLPSVHTDSLIVLAYVKFSGAKLAVKSIDWTWRTITASVPQLHYEGSTVTEPTQILNFLRKQRFNADYELTAKQGADTMAYIALLEEKLRPALMHTFWVDAENYANLTRPWFTSHSPFPLNFFVPGRQASLALSRILLTKAESPLLNITEVEGKIYSEAKECLNLLSHRLGNFHFFFGDTPTSLDAFVFGHIAPLIKAPLPSGQLQKHLNQLDNLCQFCNTILKNYFTDAPAEKRMDYG
- the LOC109078823 gene encoding thrombospondin-4-B-like, whose protein sequence is MCTWIRILFSLQLILQFFDTVKTQGIVYDLLVSPDCLPDLLQGGIQAKNMDNVFILASLQLQNKAPTRVFRIFNALDNTDYFDFTVQGKFNKVVLKHLKSNGKVGSTIFGKVPLTDGQQHHILLHFSGLQQGTPTTALYVDCRLVERVQDVPLAFKTLPQGTKRITLKTLSTSSQDKLIDLKLVLDESIDNVVELQDCNAPEHSDKSETLQPVLGTTSKMEAGPMFELMRMIQELKQKVDQQIKETADLRKTIMECVQCNDGSGRDKAGLQDKNPSKCGPGVCFKLDMCIKTAEGVECAPCPEGYTGDGVQCDDVDECQFNPCFPGVRCINTAPGFRCEKCPRGFIGPEIQGVGVHYAQTNKQICNDIDECQVDNGGCTPNSYCHNTVGAFHCGICKTGFTGDQNRGCISIGLDPAPPTERLCGNGQPNPCDINAECVVERDGSISCACQIGWAGNGYVCGKDTDIDAYPDKKLQCRDGTCKKDNCIFVPNSGQEDADRDGKGDACDEDADSDGISNDQDNCWLVPNIDQKNSDKDLHGDACDNCVHMENPDQRDTDKDGLGDACDDDIDGDGLKNILDNCQRVPNPDQKDQDNDGVGDACDSCPKVPNPNQSDVDDDLVGDTCDTNIDSDGDGHQNTKDNCPNIINSAQLDTDKDGLGDECDDDDDNDGILDDKDNCRLVPNPDQKDENNDGVGDDCVGDFDKDHVIDRIDTCPENAEITLTDFRAYQTVVLDPEGEAQIDPNWVVLNQGMEIVQTMNSDPGLAVGYTAFSGVDFEGTFHVNTVTDDDYAGFIFGYQDSSSFYVVMWKQTEQTYWQSVPFRAVAEPGIQLKAVKSKTGPGEFLRNSLWHTGDTNDQVRMLWKDARNVGWKDKVSYRWNLKHRPQVGYIRVKFYEGSDLVADSGVVIDTSMRGGRLGVFCFSQENIIWSNLRYRCNDTIPEDYTEQEQP